In one window of Photorhabdus laumondii subsp. laumondii DNA:
- the diaA gene encoding DnaA initiator-associating protein DiaA, which yields MLDRIKVCFTESIQTQIAAAEALPDAISRAAIMMVQSLLNGNKILCCGNGGSAATAQRFAANMINRFETERPSLPALSLNADNVVITAISSNKQHDEIYAKQVRALGQPGDVLLAISTHGNSRDIVKAVEAAVTRDMTIVALTGYDGGELAGLLGPQDVEIRIPSHRSTRIQEVHMLTVNCLCDLIDNTLFPHQDD from the coding sequence GTGCTGGATAGAATTAAAGTCTGTTTTACAGAAAGTATTCAAACTCAGATTGCAGCCGCAGAAGCATTACCTGATGCTATCTCGCGAGCGGCAATAATGATGGTTCAGTCATTACTGAATGGTAACAAAATCCTTTGCTGTGGTAATGGAGGCTCAGCAGCGACTGCCCAACGGTTTGCTGCCAATATGATTAACCGGTTTGAAACTGAGCGCCCAAGCCTGCCCGCATTGTCACTTAACGCAGACAATGTGGTCATCACTGCGATTTCAAGCAATAAACAGCATGATGAAATTTATGCTAAACAGGTACGGGCATTAGGTCAGCCAGGCGATGTGTTATTAGCGATTTCCACACATGGTAATAGCCGTGATATTGTCAAAGCCGTTGAAGCCGCCGTAACCCGCGATATGACAATTGTCGCCCTTACTGGCTATGATGGTGGTGAGCTTGCCGGCTTACTCGGGCCACAAGACGTAGAGATTCGTATTCCATCTCATCGCAGTACCAGAATTCAAGAAGTTCATATGCTAACAGTTAACTGCTTATGTGACTTAATCGATAATACACTTTTTCCCCATCAGGATGACTAA
- a CDS encoding YraN family protein, translating to MKIKKLTSYLLGRNYEAQAKLFLQKQGLSFIAANVKVHGGEIDLIMKDKQTWVFIEVRFRKSGQYGDALATITRSKRKKLLHAAAVWLFQRGECFETSSCRFDICAITGQQFEWLQNAFNQNEFTR from the coding sequence ATGAAAATAAAAAAGCTGACAAGTTATTTGCTGGGGCGCAACTATGAAGCGCAGGCAAAGTTGTTTTTACAAAAACAAGGATTATCTTTTATCGCCGCAAATGTGAAAGTTCACGGTGGTGAAATTGACCTGATTATGAAAGACAAGCAAACTTGGGTCTTTATTGAAGTCCGTTTTCGCAAATCAGGACAATATGGAGATGCATTGGCGACAATCACTCGTAGCAAGCGTAAAAAATTATTACACGCTGCCGCAGTTTGGCTGTTTCAACGAGGTGAATGTTTTGAAACCTCTTCTTGTCGCTTTGATATTTGTGCTATTACTGGTCAACAATTTGAATGGTTGCAAAATGCCTTCAATCAAAATGAGTTCACTCGTTAA
- a CDS encoding penicillin-binding protein activator: protein MLSSIFVRIKTGLVCSAMLAVMIIAGCTVPDQQGQQPSQTQDKISTEIARYQSIIDAAHGEPSLDVIRAYIAQEPLVKESAVRQKNIDDTWQMLTRLSPQERRGLVINADENVLQGWLDLLSAYQDNKQDSDKLQAAIRDWKIRYPQNPAVQSLPTQLQPAAIQQQDTNIRIALFLPLSGQAKVFGEAIRQGFLDAQAGLPSPSLPTENPENLSITDSDSASDSVASTNMSPSEGAIINSAIPATQTTPVIANAPINTQQVKIYDTTSQPLENLFIQAKQDGVNLIVGPLLKPDVVKLVQINAALNMLVLNELDNAQPHSNICYFSLSPEDEAKNAAEHIWQQQKQNPLILVPRGTFGDRIANAFAQEWQKQGGHTVLQQTFGSSAELKQLINRGTGIRLTGTAVNVTSNQPTSIAIGDLEIPQINTDVVPTSTGGSVDAVYIVSTLDELTLIKTMIDMAISSRDKPALYASSRSNQAGVGPDFRLEMEGMQFSDIPLIAGANLPLMQQAVSKFANDYSLMRLYAMGIDAWSLANQFSQVQLQSDFHLNGASGVLSVQENCTIFRQLSWMQYHQGQITAI from the coding sequence ATGCTTTCCTCAATTTTTGTGCGTATCAAAACTGGTTTAGTCTGTTCAGCTATGCTGGCAGTCATGATCATCGCAGGATGTACCGTACCTGACCAACAGGGACAACAACCTTCGCAAACTCAGGACAAAATCAGTACAGAAATCGCCCGTTATCAATCTATCATTGATGCCGCTCATGGCGAACCTTCTCTTGATGTCATCCGTGCTTATATCGCTCAGGAACCACTCGTGAAAGAGAGTGCGGTTCGTCAAAAAAATATCGATGATACCTGGCAAATGCTGACCCGTCTTTCACCACAAGAGCGCCGTGGGTTGGTCATCAACGCTGATGAAAATGTTCTGCAAGGCTGGCTGGACTTACTCAGTGCCTATCAGGATAACAAACAGGACTCCGACAAACTACAGGCAGCTATCCGTGACTGGAAAATTCGCTATCCACAAAACCCTGCTGTACAGTCACTCCCAACTCAGTTACAGCCAGCAGCCATCCAACAGCAAGATACGAATATCCGTATTGCTCTGTTCCTGCCATTAAGCGGCCAAGCAAAAGTATTCGGTGAAGCCATTCGCCAAGGTTTTCTTGATGCTCAGGCCGGTTTACCAAGTCCATCATTGCCAACAGAAAACCCGGAAAATTTATCTATAACAGACAGTGATAGTGCGTCAGATAGCGTGGCTTCTACCAATATGTCCCCTAGTGAAGGGGCGATCATAAACTCAGCAATACCAGCCACTCAAACAACACCTGTCATAGCCAATGCGCCGATTAACACACAACAGGTCAAAATCTATGACACAACAAGCCAGCCATTGGAAAACTTATTTATTCAGGCTAAGCAGGATGGTGTGAATTTAATTGTCGGGCCGTTACTTAAGCCAGATGTGGTTAAACTCGTTCAGATAAATGCGGCATTAAACATGCTAGTACTTAACGAGTTAGACAATGCTCAACCACACTCTAATATCTGCTATTTTTCTTTGTCACCAGAAGATGAAGCGAAAAATGCTGCGGAACATATTTGGCAGCAACAAAAACAGAATCCTCTGATTTTGGTCCCCAGAGGGACTTTTGGTGATCGCATTGCCAACGCCTTTGCACAGGAATGGCAAAAACAAGGGGGACATACTGTTCTGCAACAAACTTTTGGCTCTTCTGCCGAACTGAAACAATTAATTAATAGAGGTACCGGTATTCGCTTGACCGGAACAGCCGTCAATGTCACCAGCAATCAACCTACATCAATCGCTATTGGTGATCTGGAAATCCCCCAGATAAACACCGATGTCGTTCCTACTTCTACTGGCGGCTCAGTGGATGCAGTTTATATTGTTTCTACCCTGGATGAACTGACGCTAATTAAGACAATGATTGATATGGCAATCAGTTCCCGCGATAAGCCCGCCCTTTACGCAAGTTCCCGCAGTAATCAGGCGGGCGTCGGTCCCGATTTCCGCCTGGAGATGGAAGGAATGCAATTCAGTGACATTCCCTTAATCGCCGGTGCTAACTTGCCACTGATGCAGCAAGCAGTCAGTAAATTTGCGAATGATTACTCTTTGATGCGCCTTTACGCTATGGGTATTGACGCCTGGTCATTAGCAAATCAATTCAGTCAAGTTCAGCTTCAAAGTGATTTCCATCTCAATGGTGCTTCTGGAGTGCTGTCCGTTCAGGAAAACTGCACCATTTTCCGACAACTCTCATGGATGCAATATCATCAAGGCCAAATCACTGCGATTTAA
- the arcB gene encoding aerobic respiration two-component sensor histidine kinase ArcB: protein MKLLRGLAQYYVDLMMKLGLVRFSLLLASALVVLAMGVQMVVTFLLQGGVQSIDLVRSIFFGLLITPWAVYFLSVVVEQLEESRQRLSKLVEKLEVMRQRDRELNQQLKDNIIKLNQEISEREKAEQAHLILLDKLKEEMKHREQTQIELEQQSVLLKSFLDASPDLVYYRNENNEFSGCNRAMELLTGKSQKQLVGLTPNDVYDKEVARKVMKTDEKVFRHNVALTYEQWLVYPDGRKACFELRKVPFYDRVGKRHGLMGFGRDITERKRYQDALENASRDKTTFISTISHELRTPLNGIVGLSRILLDTELTSEQNNYLKTIHVSAITLGNIFNDIIEMDKIERRKVQIDNQPIDFTGFMSDLENLSGLLVQPKDIKFVMNPELPLPARIMTDGTRLRQILWNLIGNAVKFTQKGEITVRIWYEEGERLLFEVTDTGIGIPHDELEKIFAMYYQVKGSHGGCPATGTGIGLAVSKRLAQSMGGDIVVESEPGQGSRFTLSIIAPAMEENLLCKEDTEDYPLPALHILLVEDIELNVIVARSVLEKLGNSVEVAMNGKDALEVFKPGEFDLVLLDIQLPDMTGLDISRELSQRYAKKDLPPLIALTANVLKDKKEYLDAGMNGVLSKPLSVNALTAIIEQYWGEQSVHHMQPEEEESGLMKKDEDLLDTEMLNQYIELVGPQLIRNSLSVFEKMMPGYLSVLDSNMTAKDQKGITEEAHKIKGAAGSVGLRHLQQLAQQIQSPDLPAWWDNVQEWVDELKQEWRKDTEILGEWLTDAEKK, encoded by the coding sequence ATGAAGCTGCTCAGGGGCCTGGCCCAATATTATGTTGATTTAATGATGAAATTGGGGTTAGTGCGCTTCTCATTACTGCTTGCATCTGCACTGGTCGTTCTTGCTATGGGTGTACAGATGGTGGTCACTTTTCTGCTTCAGGGAGGAGTGCAAAGTATTGATTTAGTTCGCTCAATCTTTTTTGGTTTGTTGATTACACCTTGGGCTGTCTATTTTCTTTCAGTTGTTGTTGAACAGCTTGAAGAGTCCCGTCAGCGATTATCTAAGTTAGTTGAAAAGTTGGAAGTTATGCGTCAGCGTGATCGGGAACTTAATCAGCAATTAAAAGACAACATTATTAAGCTTAATCAGGAGATCTCGGAAAGAGAGAAAGCTGAGCAGGCGCATCTGATATTGTTGGATAAACTCAAAGAAGAGATGAAACACCGTGAGCAGACGCAGATTGAATTGGAACAACAATCTGTATTGTTGAAATCTTTTCTCGATGCTTCTCCTGATTTGGTCTATTACCGTAATGAAAATAATGAGTTTTCTGGTTGTAATCGGGCGATGGAATTGCTGACGGGTAAAAGCCAGAAACAACTTGTCGGGCTGACACCAAACGATGTTTATGACAAAGAGGTTGCTCGCAAGGTAATGAAAACCGATGAAAAAGTGTTCCGTCATAATGTTGCACTCACTTATGAACAATGGCTAGTTTATCCCGATGGTCGGAAAGCCTGTTTTGAGCTTCGGAAAGTCCCTTTTTATGATCGGGTAGGAAAAAGACATGGGCTTATGGGATTTGGGCGCGATATAACGGAACGTAAGCGTTATCAGGACGCTTTGGAGAATGCAAGTAGGGATAAGACCACTTTTATCTCAACGATTAGCCATGAGCTCCGTACGCCTTTAAATGGCATTGTTGGTTTGAGCCGTATTCTGCTCGATACTGAGTTGACGTCTGAGCAAAATAACTATCTGAAAACGATTCATGTCAGTGCCATCACGCTTGGTAATATTTTCAATGACATTATTGAAATGGATAAAATTGAACGGCGTAAAGTGCAAATTGATAATCAGCCAATTGATTTTACTGGTTTTATGTCCGATCTGGAAAACCTCTCTGGGCTGCTGGTGCAACCGAAAGATATTAAATTTGTCATGAACCCAGAACTGCCACTGCCTGCCAGAATCATGACAGATGGTACTCGCTTGCGCCAAATTCTATGGAACTTGATTGGCAATGCGGTGAAATTTACGCAAAAAGGTGAGATTACTGTTCGAATCTGGTACGAAGAGGGAGAGCGTTTGCTGTTTGAAGTCACAGATACGGGGATTGGTATCCCACATGATGAGCTGGAGAAGATTTTTGCGATGTATTATCAAGTGAAAGGCAGTCATGGTGGTTGTCCAGCAACGGGAACCGGTATTGGATTGGCGGTATCCAAACGTTTGGCTCAAAGTATGGGAGGGGATATTGTGGTGGAAAGTGAACCGGGACAAGGTTCTCGGTTTACACTGTCTATCATTGCCCCTGCTATGGAGGAGAATCTTTTATGCAAAGAAGATACAGAAGATTATCCACTTCCAGCATTGCATATCTTATTGGTAGAAGATATTGAGCTGAATGTGATTGTTGCTCGCTCGGTATTGGAGAAGTTGGGTAACAGTGTAGAAGTCGCTATGAACGGTAAAGATGCGCTAGAAGTGTTTAAGCCAGGAGAGTTCGATCTGGTACTGCTTGATATTCAGCTACCCGATATGACCGGGTTAGATATCTCCCGGGAGTTAAGTCAGCGATATGCCAAAAAGGATCTGCCCCCCCTGATTGCACTGACAGCAAATGTCTTAAAAGACAAAAAAGAGTATTTGGATGCAGGTATGAATGGTGTGTTGAGTAAGCCGCTTTCTGTGAATGCGTTAACTGCCATTATTGAACAATATTGGGGGGAACAGTCTGTGCATCATATGCAGCCGGAAGAAGAGGAGTCAGGATTGATGAAAAAAGATGAAGATTTACTTGATACAGAAATGCTTAACCAATACATCGAGCTCGTTGGGCCCCAATTGATTCGCAATAGTCTGAGTGTGTTTGAAAAGATGATGCCGGGTTACTTATCTGTTCTGGACTCAAACATGACAGCGAAAGACCAGAAAGGCATTACGGAGGAAGCGCATAAGATAAAAGGTGCTGCGGGATCGGTTGGATTGCGTCATTTACAGCAACTGGCCCAGCAGATTCAATCACCTGATTTACCTGCATGGTGGGATAATGTTCAGGAATGGGTTGATGAGTTAAAGCAAGAATGGAGAAAGGATACGGAAATTTTGGGGGAATGGTTGACGGACGCTGAAAAAAAATAA
- the mtgA gene encoding monofunctional biosynthetic peptidoglycan transglycosylase, producing the protein MRNPFQFLWYWLKKIAISVIILWIVSVVAFSFLPVPFSMVMVERQISAWLSVNFSYVSHSDWVGQGQISPNIALAVIAAEDQKFPQHWGFDFDAIESVLERNQNHSGRLRGASTISQQTAKNLFLWDGRSWLRKGLEAGMTFAIELGWSKSRILTVYLNIAEFGDGIFGVEEASKHYFHKSASKLTASEAALLAAVLPNPHRYKVNSPSAYVLQRQQWILRQMRLLGGGSYLEKNGLMKDD; encoded by the coding sequence ATGCGAAATCCTTTTCAATTTTTATGGTACTGGCTTAAAAAAATCGCAATCTCAGTTATTATCTTATGGATAGTTTCTGTTGTTGCATTTTCATTTTTGCCAGTGCCGTTTTCCATGGTTATGGTTGAGCGCCAGATTAGTGCTTGGTTATCGGTTAATTTTTCTTATGTATCTCATTCTGACTGGGTAGGGCAAGGACAAATATCGCCAAATATCGCATTGGCTGTTATTGCTGCGGAAGATCAGAAATTCCCACAACATTGGGGATTTGACTTTGATGCTATCGAAAGTGTACTTGAGCGTAATCAAAATCATTCAGGCAGACTTAGAGGGGCTTCAACGATTTCTCAGCAAACGGCCAAAAATTTATTTTTGTGGGACGGACGTAGTTGGTTAAGAAAAGGGTTGGAAGCCGGGATGACCTTTGCTATTGAACTGGGATGGTCAAAAAGTAGAATTCTGACTGTTTACCTTAACATAGCAGAATTTGGTGATGGCATTTTTGGTGTTGAAGAGGCATCTAAACACTATTTTCATAAATCAGCCAGTAAATTGACGGCATCAGAAGCGGCTTTACTTGCTGCTGTATTGCCTAATCCACACCGCTATAAAGTTAACTCACCTTCGGCTTATGTCTTACAGCGTCAGCAATGGATTTTGCGGCAAATGCGGTTGTTGGGCGGGGGGAGTTATCTTGAGAAAAATGGGTTAATGAAAGATGATTGA
- a CDS encoding pirin family protein — protein MIINRTAKQCGKADYGWLQARYTFSFGHYFDPKFLGYGALRVLNQEVIAPKAAFQPKSYPHVDILNIILQGEAEYRDSEGNYIRARKGECLLFSTRQGISYSEHNASINKPLTRLQLWLNAFPQQESLPLQRMELPEQPLAMLASPTAEDGSMQLRQQVWVNHISLNKNQSHHLQLKGKNAYLQSLNGNIKIRGNSKDNNLIKCGDGAFIHEESRLVLKADTEFQGLLIDLAA, from the coding sequence ATGATTATAAATAGAACAGCAAAACAATGTGGGAAAGCTGACTATGGTTGGCTACAAGCTCGTTATACATTTTCATTTGGTCACTATTTTGACCCAAAGTTTTTAGGTTATGGCGCGCTACGTGTACTCAATCAAGAAGTCATTGCCCCCAAAGCCGCTTTCCAACCTAAATCCTATCCACATGTGGATATATTGAATATTATTCTACAAGGTGAAGCAGAATACCGTGACAGCGAAGGCAACTATATCAGAGCCCGTAAAGGAGAATGTTTACTATTTTCTACCCGTCAAGGCATCAGCTACAGTGAACATAATGCCAGTATTAATAAGCCACTAACGCGCTTGCAGCTTTGGCTGAATGCCTTTCCTCAGCAGGAAAGCTTACCATTGCAACGAATGGAATTACCAGAACAACCACTGGCTATGCTAGCTTCTCCAACCGCAGAAGATGGCAGTATGCAATTACGTCAACAAGTGTGGGTAAATCATATTTCCCTTAATAAAAATCAATCTCATCATCTGCAATTGAAAGGAAAAAATGCCTATCTGCAATCTCTAAACGGAAATATAAAAATAAGAGGCAATTCTAAGGATAACAATTTAATTAAATGCGGAGATGGCGCTTTTATTCATGAAGAAAGTCGTCTGGTTTTAAAAGCAGATACGGAATTCCAAGGACTGTTAATTGATCTGGCTGCTTAA
- the dolP gene encoding division/outer membrane stress-associated lipid-binding lipoprotein: MRFFSLLATICAAVMLQGCIGAVVVSSTAVATKTATDPRTIGQQVDDSTLEARVSNALNKDKQLKEQTRIITTAYQGKVLLTGQSPDSSLPERAKQIASRVDGAHTVYNEIRQGKPVELGTASKDTWVTTKVRSKILASDSVKSSNIKVVTENGEVFLLGILTKQEGNAAAKIASETNGVKRVTTAFTYLN, encoded by the coding sequence ATGCGATTTTTCTCCCTATTAGCCACGATTTGTGCTGCTGTAATGTTGCAAGGATGTATTGGTGCGGTCGTGGTCAGTTCTACTGCCGTAGCGACAAAAACCGCAACCGATCCCCGCACTATTGGTCAGCAGGTTGACGATAGTACTCTCGAAGCCCGTGTCAGTAATGCGCTTAACAAAGATAAGCAGCTCAAAGAGCAAACCCGTATTATTACCACTGCCTATCAAGGAAAAGTTTTACTGACAGGCCAAAGCCCAGACTCAAGCCTTCCAGAGCGTGCTAAACAGATAGCATCACGTGTTGATGGAGCACACACCGTTTACAATGAAATTCGTCAGGGGAAACCTGTTGAATTAGGTACTGCTTCTAAGGATACCTGGGTTACAACTAAAGTACGCTCAAAAATCCTGGCTAGTGACTCGGTTAAGTCTTCTAACATAAAAGTCGTTACGGAAAACGGCGAAGTCTTTCTACTGGGCATTCTGACCAAACAAGAGGGTAATGCCGCCGCGAAAATTGCCAGCGAAACTAACGGTGTTAAGCGAGTAACAACCGCATTTACTTATTTGAATTAA
- the elbB gene encoding isoprenoid biosynthesis glyoxalase ElbB produces MKSVAVVLSGCGVFDGSEIHESVLTLLSLDRLGVKTSFFAPDEPQLHVINHINGEEMGEERNVLQESARISRGKIKPLSQANADEFDALIIPGGFGVAKNLCDFAAKTVDCEINKELLSLVRAMHNQHKPMGFMCIAPVMLPKLLNKPVKLTVGNDPETVAQVEAMGGVHIICKVNDVVVDLENKIVTTPAYMLAESISQAEEGIDKLVRKVLEMTE; encoded by the coding sequence ATGAAATCAGTTGCGGTTGTCTTAAGTGGATGTGGTGTATTCGATGGTAGCGAAATTCATGAGTCAGTATTAACTCTGCTTTCTTTAGACCGTTTAGGTGTTAAAACGAGCTTTTTTGCGCCTGACGAACCACAACTTCATGTTATTAATCATATTAACGGTGAAGAAATGGGGGAAGAACGTAACGTTCTACAGGAGTCTGCCCGTATTTCAAGGGGAAAAATTAAGCCTTTATCACAAGCAAATGCCGATGAATTTGATGCCCTGATAATTCCCGGGGGATTTGGTGTTGCAAAGAATTTATGTGACTTTGCCGCTAAGACAGTTGATTGCGAAATAAATAAGGAATTGTTAAGTTTGGTGAGGGCTATGCATAATCAACATAAACCAATGGGATTTATGTGTATTGCGCCTGTTATGTTGCCAAAATTACTTAATAAACCGGTGAAACTAACGGTCGGCAATGATCCAGAAACGGTTGCTCAAGTAGAGGCAATGGGAGGCGTCCATATCATTTGCAAGGTAAATGATGTTGTTGTTGATTTAGAAAACAAAATTGTGACGACACCAGCCTACATGCTTGCTGAATCTATTTCCCAGGCGGAAGAGGGAATTGATAAACTTGTCAGAAAAGTATTGGAAATGACTGAGTAA
- the rsmI gene encoding 16S rRNA (cytidine(1402)-2'-O)-methyltransferase, translating to MNQPNRAVVTTSTLYVVPTPIGNLGDITQRALEVLEHVDLIAAEDTRHTGLLLQHFAINARMFALHDHNEQQKADQLITKLQQGQSIALVSDAGTPLINDPGYHVVRRCREAGIHVVPLPGPCAAITALSAAGLPSDRFCYEGFLPAKRKSRTDTLRALQQEPRTLIFYESTHRLIESLEDMVEVLGAERYVVLARELTKTWESIQGMPVGELLAWVKEDETRRRGEMVLIVEGYKKLDDDVLPPEALRTLALLQQELPLKKAAALAAEIHGVKKNALYRHGLGQNEE from the coding sequence ATGAATCAACCTAATCGAGCAGTGGTTACGACATCCACGCTATATGTTGTGCCAACCCCCATTGGAAACTTGGGTGATATCACTCAGCGTGCGCTTGAAGTTCTTGAGCATGTCGATCTGATTGCAGCCGAAGATACGCGACATACTGGCTTGTTGCTTCAACATTTTGCCATTAATGCACGCATGTTCGCACTTCATGATCATAATGAACAGCAGAAAGCAGATCAATTAATTACAAAACTCCAACAAGGGCAAAGTATTGCATTAGTCTCTGATGCAGGAACGCCGCTGATTAATGATCCTGGTTACCATGTGGTTCGCCGTTGCCGTGAAGCCGGTATTCATGTTGTCCCACTTCCAGGACCTTGTGCGGCGATAACCGCCTTGTCTGCTGCTGGTCTGCCATCAGATCGTTTCTGTTACGAAGGATTTCTGCCCGCAAAGCGTAAAAGTCGGACAGATACTTTACGGGCTTTGCAACAGGAGCCACGCACATTAATTTTTTATGAATCCACCCATCGTCTGATCGAAAGTTTAGAAGATATGGTTGAGGTGTTGGGAGCTGAACGTTACGTCGTTTTGGCGCGGGAATTGACAAAGACTTGGGAATCCATTCAGGGGATGCCAGTAGGTGAACTTTTGGCGTGGGTGAAGGAAGATGAAACCCGTCGCCGTGGTGAAATGGTATTGATCGTTGAAGGCTATAAAAAACTGGATGACGATGTTTTGCCTCCAGAGGCATTAAGAACGCTGGCGCTTCTTCAACAAGAACTGCCCTTGAAAAAAGCGGCTGCACTGGCAGCAGAGATTCATGGTGTGAAGAAAAATGCACTTTATCGTCATGGATTGGGACAGAATGAAGAATGA